One window of Psychrobacillus sp. FSL H8-0483 genomic DNA carries:
- a CDS encoding TOMM precursor leader peptide-binding protein — MSAVVMVVGEGLLADRVWGDLSTQYEVIRRSDFEAGVPETTNLVLVLHDTLNSSIHKKSEEVLRPTGIPWLRGFVSYGEGVIGPLVRTEIPGCSQCADKRRLMAGRDRKEMWEMEQRLTAHDGISCDAWASRTGLLQMAHLLEAEVQSILDGDQAYSEGRLCLINLKSLKSSWHPFLPDPLCPVCSRLPNDSPAAARITLQSSLKISTDSYRCRSMDDLKNILSKDYLNERTGLLNGKMYDLRLPFADVSVNLPLFTGDEGVAGRTHSYKVSESTAILEGLERYCGLSPSGKRTVVHDSFRNLEDRALNPLKVGVHSKEQYTLPDFPFKPFNPDRSIDWVWGYSFLQECPILIPELLAYYSLGYDEGFVYETSNGCAVGGSIEEAIFYGIMEVVERDAFLMTWYAELALPRLDPYSTNDQELKLMIDRVRAVGGYDLYFYNSTMENGIPSVLVLAKNRKKMGLNIISAAGAHLDPIRAAKSAIHELAGMMLILDGNLEANREEYVQMLKDSSLVRKMDDHGMLYGLPEAQERLQFLLDDNRPLRTFDEEYKWEAVHADLTDDLRDILQVFRGLNLDVIVVEQTTPEIKQNGLFCVKVLIPGMLPMTFGQHLTRITGLERVLRVPMELGYKEQLLTLVQLNPYPHPFP, encoded by the coding sequence ACGACTAATCTGGTTCTGGTATTGCACGATACCTTGAATTCTTCCATTCATAAAAAGTCGGAAGAGGTATTGCGGCCAACCGGCATACCTTGGCTGCGAGGTTTTGTTTCATATGGAGAAGGAGTGATTGGGCCACTAGTACGTACGGAAATACCAGGCTGCTCCCAGTGTGCAGACAAACGACGTCTCATGGCCGGACGAGACCGTAAAGAGATGTGGGAGATGGAACAGAGACTTACGGCTCACGATGGGATTTCGTGTGATGCTTGGGCATCGCGTACGGGACTATTGCAAATGGCGCACCTTCTCGAGGCGGAGGTACAGAGCATATTAGATGGAGATCAGGCTTATTCGGAAGGTCGTTTATGTTTAATCAATCTGAAATCGCTAAAGAGTTCATGGCATCCGTTTCTTCCTGACCCGTTATGTCCGGTCTGTAGTCGATTACCCAATGATTCACCAGCCGCGGCCCGAATTACATTGCAATCTAGTCTGAAGATCAGTACTGACAGCTACCGCTGTCGTTCCATGGATGACCTGAAAAATATTCTAAGCAAGGATTATCTAAATGAGCGGACTGGTTTATTAAATGGTAAAATGTATGACCTCAGGCTACCATTTGCTGATGTAAGTGTTAATCTGCCGTTGTTTACGGGAGACGAGGGTGTGGCAGGCCGAACTCATTCATACAAGGTTAGTGAGTCTACGGCTATTTTGGAGGGGTTGGAGCGGTACTGTGGTCTGTCTCCAAGTGGAAAACGAACAGTGGTTCATGACAGCTTCCGCAATCTGGAAGACCGAGCGCTTAATCCTCTCAAGGTAGGTGTGCATTCAAAGGAACAGTATACGCTGCCTGATTTTCCGTTCAAACCGTTCAATCCTGATCGCTCCATCGATTGGGTTTGGGGTTATTCGTTTTTGCAAGAGTGTCCTATTCTGATTCCAGAGTTGCTTGCTTATTACAGCTTGGGCTACGATGAGGGATTTGTCTATGAAACTTCCAATGGTTGTGCGGTAGGCGGTAGTATAGAGGAGGCCATTTTCTACGGTATTATGGAAGTTGTAGAGCGTGATGCGTTCCTTATGACTTGGTACGCAGAACTGGCACTCCCACGTCTTGACCCTTATTCTACTAACGATCAAGAATTAAAGTTAATGATTGACCGTGTGCGTGCGGTTGGTGGATATGATCTCTATTTTTATAACTCGACGATGGAGAACGGAATTCCAAGTGTTTTGGTGCTGGCGAAAAACAGGAAAAAAATGGGGTTGAATATCATCAGTGCGGCCGGCGCTCATCTGGATCCAATACGAGCGGCGAAAAGCGCGATTCATGAGTTGGCTGGTATGATGCTAATACTTGATGGGAATTTAGAAGCAAACCGGGAGGAGTATGTGCAAATGTTGAAAGACTCTTCCTTGGTACGGAAGATGGATGATCATGGGATGTTGTATGGGTTGCCGGAAGCGCAAGAACGCCTACAGTTTTTGTTGGATGATAATCGGCCATTGCGAACGTTTGACGAGGAATATAAATGGGAGGCAGTGCATGCAGACCTTACGGATGATCTGAGGGACATTCTCCAGGTGTTTAGGGGATTGAACCTCGATGTGATCGTGGTGGAGCAAACGACACCGGAAATCAAACAAAACGGACTGTTTTGCGTTAAAGTCCTGATTCCGGGGATGCTGCCAATGACATTCGGTCAACATCTTACGCGAATAACAGGGCTTGAGAGAGTGCTCCGGGTGCCTATGGAACTCGGATATAAGGAACAACTGCTAACACTTGTACAGCTCAATCCATATCCGCATCCGTTCCCATAA